From Rhododendron vialii isolate Sample 1 chromosome 10a, ASM3025357v1, the proteins below share one genomic window:
- the LOC131302974 gene encoding uncharacterized protein LOC131302974 — translation MRNLEMVNSAPMAGMNKTFFLQRKFRVRMAFQNGPKSQIYPIKWSGVTFHRAFPKTSAPDFIHEKSNFWGVCPHYHLGLYNTNEFRDLSSRVASTKQQLDDIQSALGSNPSDTANQASKKVLCKQYLTLARAEESFARQKSRIQWLKLGDQCTSFFFKSISNSRNRNRITSLVLEDGTVTQNIEQVKSSFINYYSKLLGSPHQSSYDGTSRVQQLITRKFSESQKLDMVLEVSDKEVKDNVWSLTPQKAPGPNGYNATFFHKAWPVIGHEVNSAVKSFIRFGQLLKKANATLVAFILAHRIKSALSHLIDPAQSGFVQRKRIADNIFLTQQLMRRYHKQSPTPRCAMKVDIMKAYDNVRWEFLWDILASMNFHPQMIRWIKAYITTTNYSLSFNGGAIGYIPGQKGLRKDNPLSSYSFVIVMEVLTCILKEKSLLPDFNFHWNADPPNL, via the exons ATGAGGAACCTCGAGATGGTGAATAGTGCTCCAATGGCGGGTATGAACAAGACCTTCTTTCTGCAGAGGAAGTTTAGAGTGAGAATGGCGTTTCAAAATGGGCCAAAATCCCAAATATACCCTATAAAGTGGAGTGGCGTAA CGTTTcaccgcgcttttccaaaaacgagcgcacccgattttatacACGAAAAGTCAAActtttggggcgtgtgcccacactaTCATCTAGGGTTGTATAACACCAATGAATTTCGTGACCTATCATCTAGGGTTGCTTCTACAAAGCAACAGTTAGATGATATCCAAAGTGCCCTGGGTTCAAACCCTAGTGATACAGCTAATCAAGCTTCTAAGAAGGTATTGTGTAAACAATACCTTACTCTTGCAAGAGCTGAGGAAAGCTTTGCAAGGCAAAAATCTAGAATTCAATGGCTTAAATTGGGGGACCAATGTACctcatttttcttcaaatcaatcagTAATTCTAGGAATAGAAATAGGATTACTAGCTTGGTTTTGGAAGATGGTACTGTCACCCAGAATATTGAACAGGTCAAATCCTCTTTTATCAATTATTATTCCAAGCTACTAGGTTCCCCTCATCAAAGTAGTTATGATGGCACATCTAGAGTCCAGCAGCTCATCACTAGGAAATTCTCTGAGTCTCAGAAACTTGATATGGTTTTGGAAGTATCTGACAAAGAAGTTAAGGACAATGTTTGGTCTCTTACACCTCAAAAAGCCCCTGGTCCTAATGGATATAATGCTACCTTCTTCCATAAGGCATGGCCTGTGATCGGCCATGAGGTCAACTCTGCTGTCAAATCATTTATCAGATTTGGCCAACTGTTAAAGAAAGCGAATGCAACATTGGTTGCTTTT ATCCTGGCTCATAGAATTAAGTCTGCTCTTTCTCACTTGATTGATCCAGCACAGTCTGGCTTTGTGCAGCGTAAGAGGATTGCAGATAACATATTCCTCACACAGCAATTGATGAGGCGGTATCACAAGCAATCCCCCACCCCTAGGTGTGCTATGAAAGTGGATATAATGAAGGCCTATGATAATGTTAGGTGGGAATTCCTTTGGGATATCCTTGCCTCTATGAACTTCCATCCCCAGATGATTAGGTGGATAAAGGCTTATATAACCACTACCAACTACTCCCTCAGCTTCAATGGGGGGGCCATTGGGTACATTCCTGGTCAAAAGGGTTTGAGGAAGGATAACCCCTTATCCTCATACTCATTTGTTATTGTCATGGAGGTACTTACTTGTATTCTCAAGGAGAAATCCCTACTGCCTGACTTCAACTTCCATTGGAATGCGGATCCACCAaacttgtaa